Part of the Allofrancisella frigidaquae genome is shown below.
TTGAAAATAAAATTCAGCCTGATGGCGGGGAAGTTATTATTCACAATAATGCTGTAGTTTCAAGTATGATCCAGGAGGTTCCTGCAAGTATTCAAGGAAGTATAGCAGATGTTATATTATCTAGCTTAGATGAGGTTGGGGAGAAGCTCATAGCGTATCAGCAAACTTTAGCTAGTAATCCTAATTCACCAAAGTTGGAGAAGTTACATAAATATATAGATGAAAATCATGCTTGGAATTACTTAAATGATGTCGAGATTTTAGCATCCAAGTTAAAGCTAGACCCAAAAGCTATATTTAAAGATCTTTCTGGTGGGATGAAAAGAAGAGTTATATTAGCTAGAGCTTTAATTAAAAAGCCAGACCTGCTGTTATTAGATGAGCCAACAAACCACTTAGATATAGACTCGATAAAATGGTTAGAGGAATTTCTAGCTAATTTTAATGGAGCCATATTATTTATTACACATGATAGAAAGTTTTTAAATAATGTTGCTAAAAGTATAGTTGAGCTAGATAGAGGACACCTTTTTTCTTTTGAGGGGAACTATATTAAATTTTTGGAAAAAAAAGAACAGATTTTGCATGCTGAAGAAAAAGCTAATAGTGAATTTGATAAAAAATTAGCTCAAGAAGAAGCTTGGATACGTCAAGGTATAAAAGCTCGTCGTACAAGAAATGAGGGTAGAGTAAGAGCTTTAGAACAAATGCGTAAGGAGCTAAGCCAACGTAAACACAAAGTTGGTAAGGTTGATATTGGCACATCTCATGTTAAAACTTCATCAAAAAAGATAATACAAGCTGATAATCTAGGCTTCAAATATCGTTCAGAATATTTATTTAAAAATTTTTCTACAGAAATTCATCGTGGTGACAAAATAGCAATCCTTGGGCAAAATGGTTGTGGTAAAAGTACGCTTTTAAACTGCTTGTTAGGAACTTTATCACCAACTGAGGGTATTATTTCTCATGCGGATAATTTAAAAGTTGCTTATTTTGATCAGCTAAGAGACCAGCTAGACGAGAAACTAAGCGTAGTAGATAATGTAAAAGAAGGGTCTGATTTTATCAACATTGGAGGTAAAGAGGTTCATATTATTACATATTTACAAAAGTTTTTATTTACCCCTGATAGGTTACATGCACCTATAACACATCTATCAGGTGGTGAGAAAAATCGTCTTTTATTAGCTAAAATATTATCAAAGCCTAGTAATGTTATTGTTCTAGATGAGCCAACAAATGATTTGGACATCGAAACTCTAGAAATATTAGAGGAGCTACTTATAAACTATCAAGGTACAATACTCTTAGTAAGTCATGATCGAGAATTTATAAATAATGTTGCTACTAGCACAATAGTTTTTGAGAACGGTAAGCTTGAGGAGTATGTTGGTGGGTATGATGATTGGTTATCTCAATGTAAAGCCACCATCAATAAAACAAATAATAATCAGGCAAAAGATAATAAAGAAGCTAGTAACTTAAATAAGCTTAGCTATGAACAGAGAAAGATTTTACGTAACTTGCCTAGCCAAATAGAAAAACTAGAGGCTAGTATTTCAGAGATAGAAAATCAAATGGGTGAAATGGAGTTTTATCAAAAAAGCCAGTCTGAAATCAAAGTAATACAACAAAAGCTTGATAAACTTAACACTGAATTAGAACAAAAGTATACCCTTTGGGAAGAGCTTTTAGAGTTAGAAAAGTGTTAAGTATGAACGAATATAAATATTGTATAGGCCTAATGTCAGGCACATCTTTGGACGGTATAGATGTAGCTTTATGTAAAGTTAAAGGTTATGGTTTAAATACAAAGATTAAACTAGTTACATTTGAAACTTATAATTACTCTAATGATGTTTTACAGGATATAAAGAAAGCTCTTGACTTAAGCACTAGTAGTGCTCAATTGTTATGTAGTTTGAATTTTAAGCTTGGCACAGAGTATGCAAATGCTACTAAAGCATTATTAAAAAAAGCTAATGTGGCTCTAGAACAAATTGAGTTTATAGCAAGCCATGGGCAGACAATTTATCATCAATCAAAAGATGAAGCCGGTTTTGTTAAGTCTTCTTTGCAATTAGGTGACGCTGCTACTATAGCTTATGAATGTAAAACTACAGTTGTTTCAAATTTTAGAGCAGCAGATATAGCAGCAGGAGGTGGTGGTGCGCCATTGGTACCGTATGTGGATTATCTACTATATCGTGATAAAAACAAATCAAGAGCTTTACACAATATTGGTGGGATTGCTAATACGACAGTTATCCCAAAAGGAGCCAGTATTGATCAAATAATAGCATTTGATACAGGTGCTGGTAACATGATGATTAATAGGGCGATGGAGACGCTATTTGCTAAGAGTTATGATAAAGATGGCAATGTAGCATCAAAAGGAAAGGTTATAGTAAAAATGTTAGAAGAACTTTTGGCAAATCCATACCTAAACCAACAACCTCCTAAATCAACAGGCAGAGAGCTTTTTGGAATTAGTTATACAGATAAGATTATAAAAAAATATAATGACGAGCAACCAGAAGATATTGTGCATACATTAACTATATTTACAGCCGAGAGTATAGCTAGAGCGTATCAAAGCTTTGTATTTGATAAATATGATTTAGATGAAATTATTTTCACAGGTGGAGGAGCCTACAATAACTTTTTAATTATGCAAATTAAAAAGTTACTTAATCAGACAACTATACTGACTTTTGAGGATATTGGGGAAAATAGTGACGCAAAAGAGGCTATAGCTTTTGCTGTACTTGGTAATGAAACTCTCCATAGACAATATAATAATGTTCCAGCTGCTACAGGAGCTAACCAAAAGGTTATACTAGGGCAAGTAAACTATTTTTAAAAACTAATTTGTCAAAGAAATGTCGGTAATATGTTAAAATCTTAAAAATAATAGAGAATTTTAAATTTAATTTTTAATATGAAAGTAGTCGAAATAAAACATCCAATGGTTAGACATAAGTTAGGACTTATGCGTGTTAAAGATATTAGTACCCAAGAGTTTAGGCGCTTGACAAAAGAAGTTGCTAGTTTATTGACACATGAAGTAACAGCAAGTTTTGAATTAGAAGAAGTAGAGGTTATTAGTTGGGAAGGTAGAAAAATTACAGTTGAACAGATTAAAGGTAAAAAATTAACAGTAGTACCTATTTTAAGAGCAGGGCTAGGTATGTTAGATGGTGTGTTTGAGCATATACCAGCAGCTAAAGTAAGTATGGTGGGTATGTACCGTGATGAAAAAACAGCTAAACCAGTACCATATTTTGCAAAGCTTTGCGATAAGTTAGATGAAAGAATAGCGCTAATAGTTGATCCTATGTTAGCAACCGGTGGTTCGATGATAGAAACCGTCTCATTACTTAAAAAAGCAGGTTCTAAAGATATTAAAATCATTACACTTGTAGCAGCCCCAGAAGGCATAGCAGCGTTAAAAAAAGCTCATCCAGATGTTGAGTTATATACAGCAGCTATAGACAGCCATTTGAACGAGGAAAAATATATTATCCCAGGATTAGGCGATGCAGGAGATAAAATTTTTGGTACAAGGTAGGGTTTTTCCTATAGCCCTTTCCTAAGGATGAGTCAGTATCCAAATTTTATTTTGGCTGTAGAAAATTTGATAAAAATCCATCTATAGCTTATTTATTTATAAAATTTGGAAAGAGCCTAAGTGAGCTATAGTTATTCTATACCTTTAGCTGCAATAGTCTCTTTGAGCCATTGTTTATGATGCCTTTCATCTTTTAAGCCTTTTTCTAGTACTTCAACAGCATCTGACCATTTGTCCTGGCGGTCTAACATTCTTTCATAAGCAGTATTAGTATCTTCTTCATTTGTAATCATTGCTTGAAGTATGCCTATATCATCACCTGTTATATTAGAAATAACTACCTTACCTTTAGTTAGCCATTGTTTCATACTAGGGCCTGTTACTCTTTCATGATCATGAAGAAGTAAAATTTCGTTTAGATCGCGTACATGTTTTTCATGCTCCTGTTTGAAATGCTGTAATTGTTCTTTATAGTTTATATTTTTTAGTCTGTTAATAGCAGCTTCATAAGCTTCTATTGCATCAAAATCTAATTCTGCCAATTCAGTAAGCGCTTTAGCAAAATTTGACTGTGTACCAACTAAAGTAGCCATAATATTTCCCCTTTTTACTTTTACTTTAAACTAATAAGCCTAATTCTAGCAAATAAACATTCATGACTAATAATTTTATACAGCAAATCTTGTTTGATTTGTTCATCAGAATTTGAACAACCTTCTTTTGATTTCTTAGATTTACAAGACAAAGCTAATCGCCAGTATTATTTGGATAACATCCAAAATCTTGATTTATAGCAATTTTTATATGTGACAGATTATAAGTTTTTTGCTCCTTAGAGAGGTCTTTATAGTTTGAATAAGTGATCTAGCCTTATTCTATATTGTTTTAGAAGGGTCTTAGAGTTTGTATTGCTTTTCTAAGAGGAAGAATTTTCCTCTTGGGCCTTTTGTATATTATCTTGCATAAGCTGTAAATTTTTTGCGTAAACGCCAGTAAAAGATAAAGTTACTAATAATGCAAAACCTATAATTTTTTTCATAATTTATTTCTTTATGCTTGTTTTCTTATCATTATACCTTGAATCTAATGTATGTACCATATAATTTTTTACAAAAAATATTTACGGTAAAAATATTTTTAATTTAAGCTCTAAAAAGAAACTGAGCTTACAATTATAGTTATTGCTCAATTGTTTAGGTGATTTAAAAAAGAGCCAAATAGTATAAAATGTTAGCCAATGAAATTTTAAATACGAATATTTAAATTAGCTTATGACACCAAGAACGTTTTTTTATACGGATTATGATAGTTTAGCTTTTGCTGAGTTAAAATCAACTATAGATAAGCTTGCTGATTATCTTAGTCAACAAAGTTATCTATATCACACATTAGATAAACCGATAATAACAGATAGTGATTATGATAAACTTTTTCAGCTTTTACAAAGTTTAGTCGCTAAACACCCTGAATTAACCCCAGTAAATTCAGTTTTAGATAAAGTAGGTGGAAAAGTTTTAGAAGGCTTTGAGACTGTTAAGCATAAGAAAAAAATGCTTTCACTATCTAACGTATTTAGCTTGGAAGAACTTAAAAGTTTTTATGAAAAACTCGATTTTTCAAATGTTGAATTAGAGTGTGAGCCAAAAATGGACGGGCTTGCTATAAGCATTTTTTATAAAAATGGTAGATTTGATTATGCTGTAACTAGAGGTGATGGAGTTCAAGGTGAAAAAGTTTCAGAAAATGTTAAAACTATCCGAAACGTGCCATTACGATTAAATACGAATAGCCCACCTAAGGAGCTAGAAGTAAGAGGAGAGATTATTTTAGATAAAGCTAGTTTTTTAGCACTTAATAACTATATGCAAGAGCATGGTCAAAAGAGCTTTGCAAACCCTCGTAATGCAGCTGCTGGAAGTATACGTATGTTGGATTCTAAAATTGTAGCTAAACGTCCGTTGAAATTATATTGTTATGGAGTAGGATATTATTCTAAAGACTTTGAACACCCTCCCACTCAATATCAGCTTATGAACTACCTTAAAAGCTTAGGTTTTACTATAAGTAATCATATGAGTTTAGCAACTGATTTTAATGCTATTGAAGAATATTATCACCAAATGAGCCATAGTAGAGCAGATTTGGATTATGACATTGACGGTTTAGTTTTTAAAGTTAATGATATTAAGCTTCAAGAGGCTATTGGTTATGTTTCAAGAGCACCAAAGTGGGCTGTAGCATATAAGTTTCCTGCCGAAGAAGTAGAATCAGAAGTTATTAATATTGAGTTTCAAGTAGGCAGAACAGGTGCTATAACTCCTGTAGCTAGACTTAAGTCTGTTGCAGTTGGTGGAGTTATAGTCTCAAACGCTACATTACATAATATCCATGAGATAAAGCGAAAAGATATCCGTGTGGGTGATAGAGTAATCGTACGCAGAGCTGGAGATGTAATACCAGAAGTCGTTAGAAGTCTACCAAAGTATCGTAAAACGTCAGTTAAGCTTATAGAAATGCCAAGCAACTGTCCAGTTTGTAATTCACCTGTTGAAAACATTAATGATCAAGCGATATATCGTTGTACAGGAGGTTGGCATTGTCAGGCACAAACCGCTGAACGCCTAAAACATTTTGTTTCTCGTAAAGCTATGGATATTGATAAAATTGGAGCTAAACTTATTGAACAACTAGTTAGAGATAATTTAATTAAATATCCAGCAGATATCTATAAGCTTACCTTTGAGCAATTAGTTAATCTTGAGAGAATGGGTGTTAAGTCTTCACAAAATGTTTTAGATTCAATTACCAATAGTAAAAACCCTAGCTTAGCCAGGTTTATTTTTTCTATCGGGATTAAAGACATTGGAGAAGTATCATCAGAATCGCTAGCAAATTATTTTGGTAGTTTAGAAAAGTTTCGTCAAGCTAGTTTTGATGAGCTAATATCTATAAATGATATCGGTGAAATTATGGCTAATAATGTAATTTCTTTCTGGCAAGACCCTTTGAATATAAGAATAATGGAAGATTTACTAAACGTTGGTATAGAAATATCTAATCCAAGAAAGATAGAAAAAGTTACTAACAGTAATTTTGATAATAAAATAATAGTTATCACTGGTACATTTGAAGATTATAGCCGTACAGACTTAACGCAGCTACTGAAATCTATGGGAGCTAAAGTTACTTCAAGTGTTTCTAAAAAAACGGATATGGTCATCTGTGGTGAAAATGCGGGCAGCAAATTTACAAAAGCACAAGAGCTAGGTGTGAATGTGGTTACAGAAGATAAATTAAAAGGGTTGTTAAGTTGAGTATTAGTCAGTGCTTGAGAAAAGGAGATGTGTTATTTATAGTAGATAGTTGTGAAAAAAATATTTCTAACTTATCTGTTGGCTACGGAGGTAATAGTTATTACCATTGTAGCTTATATATTGGTGACAGTAGAATTATAGAGTCAGTAAAAACTGAAGGAGTCATAATCGCTGATTTAGCTAGGTACTCTAATAATAAAATATTAGTTGGACGCACAGCCCAAAAAGATGATTTTCTTAATAATGTTATCAAGTATGCACACAAGTTAATTGGTTGTCAGTATAATGATTTATTTTTACCAGACCAATCAGGAAAGTTTTATTGTTCTGAGCTTATCCATGAATTATTTAAATACGCAAATAAAGGTATCTTTTTTAAAGAACATTACCTTAATTATATATCACTAAATGATCTCTCAGTTTCCCAATATTGGAAAGATTTTTATGGTCAATATGGCTTAAAAGTACCCCAAGGGGAAGTCGGTTCTCACCCAAACAACTTATCTTTAGATGAAAAGTTTAAGTATAGATTTTGGCTATAAAGCTAAGACGTATGGTTTTTTTAAAACCTTTAAAAAGAAAGATAATAATAAAAGAGATTATGGCAACATCAGTTTACTTGTTATTTAATATAATGTCCTTGAAAGCTTTTGTATAGTACTTATTTAAGTTTTCTGTGTTAAATCTATTATCGTTTAATAATTTATAATAAAGATTTTTAGTTAAAGGACGAGGACCTTTATATAAAACCTCATTGATTTTATTGTTATTTTCTTGAAATGCAGGTTCAAGTAGGCTGGTATGAGCAAGAGTAGGCTGTTTTAGAAAATTTATTGCTTGAATTAAATAATGAGATAATTCGTCTTCGACATTTTCTATTTCAAAAGTATTAATTTTAAAGGACTCTACTTTTTTATCATTGATATATAAATATTCTCCAGTTATTTTTTCATTATAGATGTGGTTGTACAACATACACTTTAGATAAAGTTGTAATTTATCTTTTGGTTTTAAGCTAGAAACCTTGTATAAGATTAAAGTATTATCACTAGACAATTTAACATTAGAGTATATTTTTATATTTTGTATGTTTGCTTCTAAAGTTAAGTTTTGTAGATTTAAGTGGCCAATTTTATCGTAAAAACCACTTATTAAGTCTAGGTTCTGGTGCAATAATTCATCAGTAAGTGGTGATTGAGGCAACCTACCAGAAAATCTAAGGTGTTTGACGCTTAAATCAATATCTTTGTGATTTTCATGACAATTTAAAAAATGTTCTTTTATTTTATAAGTTTGTAAAGCATCTATTTCGAAAGGTTCTGTATCTGAAAGTCCTGGTTCATTTTCTTGTAAAGTCAAGCCTAGAGTATGTTGTGAATAAGCTTTGAAAGGATCTTCAAAAATGTTAACTATTTCTTGTAAACTAAATTTAGTAGGCAACTCTATATCGTTATTTCTTTGGGAATTAAAATTTTGTTTCTCTGCTCTTATAAGCTTTAACCACTTATCATCGTAGCTTTGATAGTTTTTGCTATAGCATTTTGGACTAAAAGGATGTAAAGGGTATTTTTTAAGGTTGTATTTAAGATTCCAGCTATAGTGGGTTTCTAAATAACTTATAAACTCTTTGATTATAAGGCTTGGTTCTTGTTCAGAATTATTTTTGTAACTATTTCCTTGAAAGCTTAGGTACAACACTGATCTAGCAGAAATTATTGTTTCCAAGAAGAGATATTTATCATCATCACGTTTGGTTCTGTCACCTTTTTGAGCTGAAAAATGGTTTGTTAGATCAAAACTAATTTTTGTATCTTTACGGGGATAAGTTGTACTATTAAGCCCAAGCATAGCAATTACTTTAAACGGTATACTTCTCATAGGAGTCATTGAACAGAAGGTGATTTTACCACGTAAGAAATGGTTATTTACAATAGGCTCAGAAAGAGCTGTGGTTAAAATATTTCGAATAATGGCTAGATCAATTAGCCCTGTAAAGTTAGCTTGGTCAGTATATTGTACAATTTTTGCAATATTTTGTTTAATAACGTTTGCTATGTATTCATCAGAGTCGTCTATATTAAATAAAGTATCCAGTATTTTTAATAAAAATTCTTGCCAGTCATGAGCTGAGCGTTTTTGTTTAAGTTCTTCAGAAAATGATTGTAGAAGTTCAATAAGTTCATATAGTTTTCCAAGTTCTTGAATATCATTTGTTTGGATATTCGGTAAAGTTTGCAATGAATCTTCTATAATCATAGGCTCATCAGCTAAGCAAAAACCTAACAATAGTCGTTTAAGTCCCCAATTCCAGCTAAAAGTTTGATTATTTAATCCTCTATGTATACAGGCCTTAGTTAACCAGTATTTAATAGTTTCAAGTTGCTCAAGTGTAATGTCAAATTTTCGTTGTAAAGCTGGTACGGATAAATAATCTATAATTTTGGTAACTTCAAAGTTACTATCAGGAAGCTTAAGAATCTCAATAAAACTAGCTGCTAAACTTTCTGAATCTATAATCGATCTATCAGCTATTGAACAAGGAAGCCTGTTAGGCGAATCACTAGGAGATTTAGTGAAAACTGATTCTATATAAGGAGCATAATCCTCAATATTTGGGCACATTACTAAAACATCTTGTGGTTGCAGGGTAGAGTTTTGTTCAAAGAGCTCTAGAAGGTTATCATGTAAAACTTGTATTTCTCTAAGTGGACTATGACAAGAATTTATTATTACAGAGTTATCAATACTATTCGTATACTTTTCAGTATTTAATTCAAGTATATTTCGTTGGATATTTGTTAGTAGAGAGCCTCCATCAGAAGGTGTTATTTTTATATTCTCACATACATGCTCAAAACTAGTGAATTCTTGCTGATTTTGTTCTAAAAGTTGGTTAAAAAAATCTTTTCCTTGTTGCCCGAAGCTAGCTAATAAGGGTTGTATTGTAAAATCTTCTTCGGTATTAAGCCAACTAGCTATTTTAGCTTTTTTTAAATCGTACCAATATTCACTACAAGGGTTTAAATACAGAAGATGTATATTTGTGTACTTTGCTACTTCGAGTAGAAATTCTAAATTATTAGGTGAAATTGCACTAACTCCAAAGATGTAAATATCTTTAGGTAAAGTTTCAGAACTAAGTTTTCCTATGCCTTGTTTTTGTATTTGAATAGGTGTTTTAGGGTTTTCGCTTGTAAGAAGTTGCCAAAGTTTAGCTTGCCATAGTTCATCCTCAGAAGGTGAGTTGCTAATAAATTGAAGATTTTGCCATTTTTCTAACCAAGCAGGACGATACTTTATATATTTGCTAAAAACATTAGCTATTTGTGAGCTTAATTGATATTTTCTTTGGCTACTATCCTTGTAGTAGTTTTTTAGTTTGGCAACGCCAATGTCATCTAGTAATTTGAATATACGCCAGCTAAGAACTTCTTTAGAATAAGCTTTCTTATGAGATTGATTGTTAGTTATTTTGTAACTAGTGTTAATTATAAAACTATTTATCATATCAAATTTTGTGTTCATGGAAATGCTGTTTTGCTTAGCAAGTTCCATGCTTAACCAGTGTTGCATGCCACGGCTACCAACTAGTATATAAGTTGGCTTAAAAATTTCTTTTTTATTAAACTGCAGTAATTTAGAAAATATCTTTACTAGATATTCAAGTTTATTAGAAGGATAGGTGTATAATGCCATAATACTTTTTATAAAAAGAAATTACTTAAGATATTAGCAAAAGCTAGTTTGAGTATAAATATTACTAGCTAAAAAGAAAGCAATTTTTCTGGCGGTGTGTTAGTTATTTCCAATTAGCTCAATTTTTTTGTTGATGGTATAGCTTGTTTGCTATAATCATTTTAACTTACAATATTTTTCCATAGAAAATGATTATTGATTCACATTGTCATCTTAACTATTTAAAGTTAGAAGATGTAAGCCTTGAGCAAGTTATAAAGAATGCAAAAAGTGTGGGAGTTGAAAAGATTATATCAATTGCAGTAGCATGGCATGAAATAGATGAAATCCAACAAATATCCGAAAACTTTGAAAATGTGTATTTTTCTGTTGGGGTACATCCAAGTGAATTAGACACTTATCAGCCGAATATAAAAGAGCTGATTACTAAATCTAATCACCTTAAATGTGTAGCTATAGGAGAAACTGGCTTAGATTATTACTACAATAGTCAAGATACTAGAGCTAAGCAAATAGAAAAATTTGTAAATCATATCCAGGCGGCTATAGAAGTTTCCAAACCAATAATTGTTCACACAAGAGCAGCGAAACAAGATACTCTAGATATTTTAAAATCAGAAAATATAGAAAAGTGTGGAGGGATTTTACATTGCTTTACGGAAGATTATGATATGGCAAAACAAGCTATAGATATGGGTATGTATATTTCCTTTTCTGGGATTTTGACTTTCAAAAATGCCAAGGATATTCAAGAAACAGCTAAAAAATTACCATTAGATAGAATTTTGGTGGAAACAGATGCTCCTTATTTAACACCAGTACCATTTAGAGGTAAGCCAAATTATCCAGAGTATGTAAAATATGTAGCAGAATTCCTTGCAAAATTAAGAGGTGAGAGTTTGGAGAAAGTATCTGAACAAACATATAAAAATACCCGCGAAGTTTTTAAGTTGTAGATAAATATGAGAGATAATTTATTTGGTGTAATTCCTAACTTTTCTAAACACGAAAAGTTTATCGATTTATTAAACACTAAAAATATTAAAATTGAAAAGATAATTTCATATGGCCAAGTGACTCCTACCGATACACCTTATATTCAACAATATGATGAATGGGTACTAGTATTAAAAGGTAATGCAAAACTTAAATTAGAGGATAAAGAGTATAACTTAGAGCAAGGAGAGTATCTATTTATTCCTAAAAATAGCAAGCATTGGGTAACTTATACAGACAATCCAACCATTTGGCTTGCTATCCACATTAAGGAGTAAGTATGCAAGAGTTTTTAACAGATCATTTTTTCTTATTATGTATATTTATAGTTTCGATGGGCTTTTTAGCAAGTTTTATAGATGCTATAGCTGGTGGTGGAGGACTTATTAGTGTTCCTGCTTTGAGTATGGTTGGTTTGCCTATTACAGTTACACTTGGGACTAATAAGCTACAAGCTAGTATTGGTACAGCAATGGCTACCTTCAAATACTACAAAAGTGGGCTTATAGATTTTAAAACAGTTATTAGAGGATTAGTTGCTGGATTTATAGGAGCATGTTTTGGCACTATAATGGCACTAGTTATTAACAATGAATTTATGAACTATATTGTACCGGTACTTTTAATTGTAGTTTTCTTATTTAGTATTTTCAATAAAAACCTAGGAGTTAATGTAGGTAAAAAAAGAATGTCAGAGATGGCATTTTTTATTATTTTTGGTTTTCTACTAAGTGCTTATGATGGTTTTTTTGGTCCAGGAACAGGTAACTTTTGGATTATAGCTATAGTTTATTTTTTAGGATACACGTTTTTACAAGCTTCTGGATATGCCAAAGTACTTAATTTAAAAAGTAACTTATTCTCATTAATGATATTTATAGCATCTGGTCATGTAAATATATTTTATGGCTTGATGATGGCTGTGGGAAGCTTTTTTGGTGGCTGGGTCGGCTCAAGAAAGGTTATATTAAGAGGATCAAGTTTAGTTAGGCCAATGTTTATAATAGTTGTTGGTGTTACAATATTTACATTTATTTTTA
Proteins encoded:
- a CDS encoding ATP-binding cassette domain-containing protein, whose translation is MQLVSLKNISLNFGTQIVLNNVNLEITKGQRICLIGRNGTGKSSLLKIIENKIQPDGGEVIIHNNAVVSSMIQEVPASIQGSIADVILSSLDEVGEKLIAYQQTLASNPNSPKLEKLHKYIDENHAWNYLNDVEILASKLKLDPKAIFKDLSGGMKRRVILARALIKKPDLLLLDEPTNHLDIDSIKWLEEFLANFNGAILFITHDRKFLNNVAKSIVELDRGHLFSFEGNYIKFLEKKEQILHAEEKANSEFDKKLAQEEAWIRQGIKARRTRNEGRVRALEQMRKELSQRKHKVGKVDIGTSHVKTSSKKIIQADNLGFKYRSEYLFKNFSTEIHRGDKIAILGQNGCGKSTLLNCLLGTLSPTEGIISHADNLKVAYFDQLRDQLDEKLSVVDNVKEGSDFINIGGKEVHIITYLQKFLFTPDRLHAPITHLSGGEKNRLLLAKILSKPSNVIVLDEPTNDLDIETLEILEELLINYQGTILLVSHDREFINNVATSTIVFENGKLEEYVGGYDDWLSQCKATINKTNNNQAKDNKEASNLNKLSYEQRKILRNLPSQIEKLEASISEIENQMGEMEFYQKSQSEIKVIQQKLDKLNTELEQKYTLWEELLELEKC
- the anmK gene encoding anhydro-N-acetylmuramic acid kinase AnmK, with product MNEYKYCIGLMSGTSLDGIDVALCKVKGYGLNTKIKLVTFETYNYSNDVLQDIKKALDLSTSSAQLLCSLNFKLGTEYANATKALLKKANVALEQIEFIASHGQTIYHQSKDEAGFVKSSLQLGDAATIAYECKTTVVSNFRAADIAAGGGGAPLVPYVDYLLYRDKNKSRALHNIGGIANTTVIPKGASIDQIIAFDTGAGNMMINRAMETLFAKSYDKDGNVASKGKVIVKMLEELLANPYLNQQPPKSTGRELFGISYTDKIIKKYNDEQPEDIVHTLTIFTAESIARAYQSFVFDKYDLDEIIFTGGGAYNNFLIMQIKKLLNQTTILTFEDIGENSDAKEAIAFAVLGNETLHRQYNNVPAATGANQKVILGQVNYF
- the upp gene encoding uracil phosphoribosyltransferase, translated to MKVVEIKHPMVRHKLGLMRVKDISTQEFRRLTKEVASLLTHEVTASFELEEVEVISWEGRKITVEQIKGKKLTVVPILRAGLGMLDGVFEHIPAAKVSMVGMYRDEKTAKPVPYFAKLCDKLDERIALIVDPMLATGGSMIETVSLLKKAGSKDIKIITLVAAPEGIAALKKAHPDVELYTAAIDSHLNEEKYIIPGLGDAGDKIFGTR
- a CDS encoding DUF2383 domain-containing protein; this translates as MATLVGTQSNFAKALTELAELDFDAIEAYEAAINRLKNINYKEQLQHFKQEHEKHVRDLNEILLLHDHERVTGPSMKQWLTKGKVVISNITGDDIGILQAMITNEEDTNTAYERMLDRQDKWSDAVEVLEKGLKDERHHKQWLKETIAAKGIE
- the ligA gene encoding NAD-dependent DNA ligase LigA, with amino-acid sequence MTPRTFFYTDYDSLAFAELKSTIDKLADYLSQQSYLYHTLDKPIITDSDYDKLFQLLQSLVAKHPELTPVNSVLDKVGGKVLEGFETVKHKKKMLSLSNVFSLEELKSFYEKLDFSNVELECEPKMDGLAISIFYKNGRFDYAVTRGDGVQGEKVSENVKTIRNVPLRLNTNSPPKELEVRGEIILDKASFLALNNYMQEHGQKSFANPRNAAAGSIRMLDSKIVAKRPLKLYCYGVGYYSKDFEHPPTQYQLMNYLKSLGFTISNHMSLATDFNAIEEYYHQMSHSRADLDYDIDGLVFKVNDIKLQEAIGYVSRAPKWAVAYKFPAEEVESEVINIEFQVGRTGAITPVARLKSVAVGGVIVSNATLHNIHEIKRKDIRVGDRVIVRRAGDVIPEVVRSLPKYRKTSVKLIEMPSNCPVCNSPVENINDQAIYRCTGGWHCQAQTAERLKHFVSRKAMDIDKIGAKLIEQLVRDNLIKYPADIYKLTFEQLVNLERMGVKSSQNVLDSITNSKNPSLARFIFSIGIKDIGEVSSESLANYFGSLEKFRQASFDELISINDIGEIMANNVISFWQDPLNIRIMEDLLNVGIEISNPRKIEKVTNSNFDNKIIVITGTFEDYSRTDLTQLLKSMGAKVTSSVSKKTDMVICGENAGSKFTKAQELGVNVVTEDKLKGLLS
- a CDS encoding YiiX/YebB-like N1pC/P60 family cysteine hydrolase, with product MSISQCLRKGDVLFIVDSCEKNISNLSVGYGGNSYYHCSLYIGDSRIIESVKTEGVIIADLARYSNNKILVGRTAQKDDFLNNVIKYAHKLIGCQYNDLFLPDQSGKFYCSELIHELFKYANKGIFFKEHYLNYISLNDLSVSQYWKDFYGQYGLKVPQGEVGSHPNNLSLDEKFKYRFWL